A single genomic interval of Acidovorax sp. 1608163 harbors:
- a CDS encoding phosphomannomutase/phosphoglucomutase yields MQLSPAIFKAYDIRGIVPSTLNESVALGLGRAFGTAARAQGQTVVAVGRDGRLSGPALAGALIQGLVEAGIEVIDVGMVTTPILYFAAHTLCASGIQVTGSHNPKDYNGFKMVLGGRAIYGEEIQALRRTMEADAWQLVPGGSVRQADVLSAYRERIVGDVKLARPMKVVVDSGNGIAGASAPAIFRALGCEVIELFSEVDGNFPNHHPDPSKPENLRDLIAALHSSDAELGLAFDGDGDRLGIVTKDGTNIFPDRQMMLFARDVLSRVPGGEIVFDVKCTQRLAPAIAEAGGVPVMFKTGHSLIKARMKETNSPLGGEMSGHIFFKERWFGFDDGTYAGCRLLEIVSRSSDPSAVLNALPTSHSTPELNVACAEGEPHRLTAELQALAASAFAAPAQINTIDGLRVDWPDGFGLIRASNTTPVLVLRFEGHTPEALHRIEAAMLALLEKVKPGAAVGSAAH; encoded by the coding sequence GTGCAACTCTCGCCCGCCATCTTCAAAGCCTATGACATTCGCGGCATCGTGCCTTCGACCCTGAACGAGTCCGTGGCCCTGGGCCTGGGCCGGGCGTTTGGCACGGCCGCTCGGGCGCAGGGGCAGACCGTGGTGGCCGTGGGGCGCGATGGGCGCCTATCGGGCCCCGCGCTGGCGGGCGCGCTGATCCAGGGGCTGGTCGAGGCGGGCATCGAGGTGATTGACGTGGGCATGGTCACCACGCCCATCCTGTACTTTGCGGCCCATACGCTGTGCGCCAGCGGCATCCAAGTCACCGGCAGCCACAACCCCAAGGACTACAACGGCTTCAAGATGGTGTTGGGTGGCCGCGCCATTTACGGCGAAGAAATCCAGGCCCTGCGCCGCACGATGGAGGCCGATGCCTGGCAACTGGTGCCCGGCGGCAGTGTGCGCCAGGCCGATGTGCTGAGTGCCTACCGCGAACGCATCGTGGGCGATGTGAAGCTGGCCCGCCCCATGAAGGTGGTGGTGGACAGCGGCAACGGCATTGCGGGGGCTTCGGCGCCTGCCATCTTCCGCGCCCTGGGCTGCGAGGTGATTGAGCTGTTTTCTGAGGTGGACGGCAACTTCCCCAACCACCACCCCGACCCGAGCAAGCCCGAGAACCTGCGCGACCTGATCGCTGCGCTGCACAGCAGCGACGCCGAGCTGGGCCTGGCCTTTGACGGCGACGGCGACCGTCTGGGCATCGTCACCAAGGACGGTACCAACATTTTCCCGGACCGGCAGATGATGCTGTTTGCGCGAGACGTGCTCTCGCGCGTGCCCGGTGGCGAGATCGTTTTTGACGTGAAGTGCACCCAGCGCCTGGCCCCGGCCATTGCCGAGGCGGGCGGTGTGCCGGTGATGTTCAAGACCGGGCATTCGCTCATCAAGGCGCGCATGAAGGAAACCAACTCGCCCCTGGGTGGCGAGATGAGCGGGCACATCTTCTTCAAGGAGCGCTGGTTTGGCTTTGACGACGGCACCTATGCGGGCTGCCGCCTGCTGGAGATTGTGAGCCGCAGCAGCGACCCCAGTGCGGTGCTCAATGCGCTGCCCACCAGCCACTCCACCCCCGAGCTGAATGTGGCCTGCGCCGAGGGCGAGCCGCACCGTCTCACGGCCGAGCTCCAGGCCCTGGCTGCCAGCGCCTTTGCCGCCCCCGCACAGATCAACACCATCGACGGCCTGCGCGTGGACTGGCCCGATGGCTTTGGCCTGATCCGCGCCAGCAACACCACGCCCGTGCTGGTGCTCCGGTTCGAGGGGCACACCCCCGAGGCGCTGCACCGCATCGAGGCTGCCATGCTGGCCTTGCTCGAAAAGGTCAAGCCCGGCGCCGCCGTGGGCAGCGCTGCCCACTGA
- a CDS encoding 3-deoxy-D-manno-octulosonic acid transferase, translating into MSFARALYTAVTWCAQPLLKRKLRRRARAEPGYAVAVPERFGRYAQPMDSLVAHSSMDLMGRFVWIHSVSLGETRAAAILLRELRAQLPGMRLLLTHGTATGRAEGEKLLQPGDVQVWLPWDTPGAVARFLRQFRPAIGVLMETEVWPNLIAGCQQRGVPLVLANARLNLKSWRGALRLGALARPAYQGLTAVWAQSKADAQRLEDLGAPVRGVLGNLKFDVVPDAAQMERGRSWRLLTGRPVVMLASSREGEETQWLEFIRSKQLAAQADKAREAPENIAKATPHSPGQQSVQWLIVPRHPHRFDEVQQLLQGAGLTVSRRSAWAGDAPVPADVWLGDSVGEMAAYYAMADVVLLGGSFAPLGGQNLIEAAACGCPVVVGPHTFNFAEATELACEAGAAWRTPGMPAAAQMACTLVQDPERLKAARAAAQSFARAHRGAARATARQVANLLGISPSSLAVYAEGDTRPA; encoded by the coding sequence ATGAGCTTCGCCCGCGCCCTCTACACCGCCGTCACCTGGTGCGCCCAGCCGCTGCTCAAGCGCAAGCTGCGCCGCCGCGCGCGGGCCGAGCCGGGTTATGCCGTGGCCGTGCCTGAGCGGTTTGGCCGCTATGCCCAGCCCATGGACAGCCTGGTGGCCCACAGCAGCATGGACTTGATGGGGCGTTTCGTCTGGATCCATTCCGTGTCGCTGGGCGAGACCCGGGCCGCCGCCATCTTGCTGCGCGAGTTGCGCGCGCAGCTGCCCGGCATGCGCCTGCTGCTGACCCACGGCACCGCCACGGGCAGGGCCGAGGGCGAGAAGCTGCTGCAGCCCGGTGATGTACAGGTCTGGCTGCCGTGGGACACCCCTGGCGCCGTGGCCCGCTTTCTGCGCCAGTTTCGCCCAGCCATCGGGGTGCTGATGGAAACCGAGGTCTGGCCCAACCTGATTGCTGGCTGCCAGCAGCGCGGCGTGCCCTTGGTGCTGGCCAATGCGCGCCTGAACCTCAAATCCTGGCGCGGCGCGCTCCGCCTGGGGGCCTTGGCGCGCCCGGCCTACCAGGGGCTCACCGCCGTGTGGGCGCAGTCCAAAGCCGACGCGCAGCGCCTGGAAGACCTGGGCGCGCCCGTGCGTGGGGTGCTGGGCAACCTTAAGTTTGATGTGGTGCCCGATGCCGCCCAGATGGAGCGTGGCCGCAGCTGGCGCCTGCTGACGGGGCGCCCCGTGGTCATGCTGGCCAGCAGCCGTGAAGGGGAGGAAACCCAGTGGCTGGAATTTATTCGATCAAAACAGCTTGCAGCGCAAGCAGATAAAGCGCGAGAAGCTCCTGAAAATATAGCAAAAGCCACGCCCCATTCCCCGGGGCAACAGTCAGTGCAATGGTTGATCGTGCCGCGCCACCCGCACCGCTTTGATGAGGTGCAGCAATTGCTGCAGGGTGCGGGGTTGACCGTGTCGCGGCGCAGTGCCTGGGCGGGGGACGCCCCGGTGCCCGCCGATGTGTGGCTGGGCGACTCGGTGGGTGAAATGGCTGCTTATTACGCCATGGCCGACGTGGTGCTGCTGGGGGGCAGTTTTGCCCCGCTGGGAGGGCAAAACCTGATCGAAGCGGCTGCCTGTGGCTGCCCTGTGGTGGTGGGGCCGCACACCTTCAATTTTGCCGAAGCCACCGAGCTGGCCTGCGAAGCCGGTGCTGCCTGGCGCACCCCGGGGATGCCCGCCGCAGCGCAAATGGCCTGCACCCTGGTGCAAGACCCTGAGCGTTTGAAAGCCGCCCGCGCAGCAGCGCAGTCGTTCGCCCGGGCCCACCGGGGGGCGGCGCGTGCCACGGCCCGGCAGGTGGCCAATTTGCTGGGCATTTCGCCGTCGTCGCTGGCGGTGTATGCCGAGGGAGACACCCGGCCCGCCTGA
- a CDS encoding carbon-nitrogen hydrolase family protein, whose product MTSFSVPAGLTVAAAQTLVWPGDVAANVQQHVLFVQAAASAGVQLLVFPELSLMGYEPTLMARNVLAPDAPQLAPLCDAAAQHGMVLVVGTAVAAEAGQANPGIGSVVLHPDGRTELYRKHHLHDGEQQFASPGAAPAHVTELGGEPVGLAVCADITHPEHAQAARAGGAALYACSMVLSPGGYPAESALLQGYARTHGMAVLMANYGAPTGGYLCVGRSALWAPGGDLVVAAPGVGACLVVGRRSEGGGAGAVAGAWTGAVLPVPGLAP is encoded by the coding sequence ATGACCTCTTTCTCGGTGCCCGCCGGGCTCACGGTGGCTGCAGCGCAAACCCTGGTGTGGCCCGGTGACGTGGCTGCCAACGTGCAGCAGCATGTGTTGTTTGTGCAAGCCGCTGCCAGCGCGGGCGTGCAGTTGCTGGTGTTTCCAGAGCTGTCGCTCATGGGCTATGAGCCCACACTGATGGCCCGCAACGTGCTGGCGCCCGATGCCCCGCAGCTGGCGCCGCTGTGCGATGCCGCAGCCCAGCACGGCATGGTGCTGGTGGTGGGCACGGCAGTGGCGGCCGAGGCTGGTCAGGCCAATCCCGGCATTGGCTCGGTGGTGCTGCACCCCGATGGCCGCACCGAGCTGTACCGCAAGCACCATTTGCACGACGGTGAGCAGCAGTTTGCCAGCCCGGGCGCTGCGCCTGCCCACGTGACCGAGCTGGGCGGTGAGCCCGTGGGCTTGGCCGTGTGCGCCGACATCACCCACCCAGAACACGCCCAGGCCGCGCGCGCTGGCGGCGCTGCGCTGTATGCCTGCAGCATGGTGCTTTCGCCCGGCGGCTACCCCGCAGAGAGCGCGCTGCTGCAAGGCTATGCCCGCACCCACGGCATGGCCGTGCTGATGGCCAACTATGGCGCGCCCACCGGCGGCTACCTGTGCGTGGGGCGCAGTGCGCTGTGGGCGCCGGGGGGCGACCTGGTGGTGGCCGCCCCTGGCGTGGGCGCTTGCCTGGTGGTGGGACGGCGCAGCGAAGGCGGCGGGGCAGGAGCCGTGGCAGGTGCCTGGACGGGGGCTGTGCTGCCCGTGCCGGGGCTGGCGCCATGA